From Watersipora subatra chromosome 8, tzWatSuba1.1, whole genome shotgun sequence, a single genomic window includes:
- the LOC137402414 gene encoding piggyBac transposable element-derived protein 4-like, whose protein sequence is MKQDTFNLMLRFLHVSDSYNEPPRSSASYDPQYKYRKVLEHLTARWQQGYDLFKVLSIDETIVGFKGRHCLVNYIRIKKHHQWGPKEYNLADSKTGYVLNTVYHTSALQVSDKGQPFDVCNKLLENHSGKHHHLVVDNYYTSRVLCEEMLKRQIYVTGTVRKGRPGLPDGINAKLTTKGEMNVMRNGQIMALSWVDRKQVRMLSTHASAKTCEKTLWNGQVKTLPTVVVEYNGGMGGVDVADQMADAYAAERRTMKCWKKIFFHLLDRTMTNAYIMYKLNPNITKPMGHYNFIVEVIEGLLGGYQESRQHVGRPSLGDMQSRFTARHFCETIPDKKRKVCAVCSKSRVSGYKGTRITTWCKSCGVGLCRKECFQAFHT, encoded by the coding sequence ATGAAGCAGGACACATTCAACCTCATGCTCAGATTTCTACATGTTTCTGACAGTTATAATGAGCCTCCACGCTCGAGTGCAAGTTATGATCCTCAATACAAGTACAGGAAAGTTCTGGAACATTTGACAGCTAGGTGGCAACAAGGTTACGATCTCTTCAAAGTATTATCCATAGATGAAACAATCGTAGGTTTCAAAGGCCGTCACTGTCTAGTCAACTACATCCGCATAAAGAAACACCACCAGTGGGGCCCGAAGGAATACAATCTTGCCGACTCAAAGACCGGGTATGTGCTTAATACCGTTTATCATACATCAGCACTCCAAGTATCCGACAAAGGGCAGCCGTTCGATGTCTGCAATAAGCTTTTAGAAAATCACAGTGGCAAACATCATCATTTGGTAGTAGATAACTATTACACTAGTCGTGTTCTCTGTGAAGAAATGCTCAAAAGGCAAATATATGTGACTGGCACAGTACGCAAAGGTCGCCCAGGTCTGCCTGACGGCATCAATGCTAAGCTGACAACCAAAGGGGAAATGAATGTAATGAGAAATGGCCAGATCATGGCATTGTCTTGGGTAGACAGGAAGCAAGTACGCATGCTGTCTACACACGCTTCTGCAAAGACATGCGAGAAGACGCTTTGGAACGGTCAAGTCAAAACATTACCAACTGTGGTGGTGGAATACAATGGTGGGATGGGTGGTGTTGACGTAGCTGATCAAATGGCCGATGCTTATGCTGCTGAGCGAAGAACCATGAAATgctggaaaaaaatatttttccatcTCCTGGACAGAACAATGACAAAtgcatatattatgtataagcTAAATCCCAACATCACAAAGCCAATGGGGCATTATAACTTTATTGTAGAGGTAATTGAAGGCCTGCTCGGTGGTTACCAAGAAAGTCGACAGCATGTTGGTAGACCAAGCTTGGGTGACATGCAGTCAAGATTTACAGCTAGAcatttttgtgagacaattCCAGATAAGAAACGTAAAGTCTGTGCTGTTTGTAGCAAGAGCAGGGTTAGCGGCTACAAAGGAACACGCATAACTACATGGTGTAAAAGCTGTGGCGTTGGACTCTGCCGCAAGGAGTGCTTTCAAGCATTCCACACATAG